DNA from Methanobrevibacter sp. TMH8:
GAGTTAGATAAACCAGATATTATATTAGCTGGTATAAAAGAGAAATATTTAGCTTATAAATATGGGGTGCCTTCTATAATGATACATTCATATGAAAATGGTCCTTATATCGGATTTGAAGGATTTTTAAACTTAGCTAAAGATTTGTATGCAAATATCTATAATCCTGTATGGAATATGTTAGAATTTGAAGGGTTTAATGAATCTGAGAAAAATAAAGAAAATATTAAAGAAAATATTAAGGAAGATATTAAAGAAGTTGATTTAGAAAAAGAAGCTGAATTTGGAGATAGTGGATTGGAGGTAGGTAAATGAGTTCTGTAAATGTTATTCCAAGGGAGAGAAGTTTAATTGTCAACCCTCTTAAAACTTGTCAACCTCTTGGAGCTATGTATGCTGTTTTAGGTGTTGAAAAAGGAATACCAATGGTTCATGGTTCTCAAGGTTGTTCAAGTTTTGTAAGATATCATCTAGCTCGCCATTTCAGAGAACCTATTGAAATTGCGGTTTCATCACTTCACGAAGCTGCAGCTGTCTTCGGTGGAAGAAAAAACATTAATATGGGGATTAAAAATATAGCTTTAAGACTTAAACCAAATCTTATTGGAGCAATTACTACTTGTTCAAGTGAGATTATTGGTGATGATGTTTTTGGTTTTGTAGATACTACTAAAAGAGAACTTAAAGAAATGGTTGAAGAAGAGAAAGAAAAAGGAACAGAGGATAACTATCATGGAATTGATGAGATAGAAGTTATTCCAATCCCAACTCCAAGTTTTGTGGGAACTCATTATACTGGATATAATGTAGCTGTTAACTCACTTATTCAAAATGTTACAAAACCAAATGATGAAGAAAATGGAAAAATTAATCTTATTCCAGGGTTACTTAATCCTGGAGATGTTAAAGAGCTAAAACATATTATGAATTCAGTTGGTATTGGCTATACAATGCTTACAGATATTTCAGACGCATTTGATGCTCCAATAAGGCCAGATAAACAAAATTCTCCATTTTTCGCAAAAGGTGGAGTAACTGTTGAAGAAATTAGAGATAGCTCAAAAGCTTCTGGTTCAATAGCTATCTGTAAATATGCTAAATCAGGAGCTGAAACTCTTCAAAATACTCATAATGTTCCAGCTATCATAGATTCTCCTCCGATTGGACTTAAGAATACTGATTTGTTTCTTAGAAATATTCAATCTCTCACAGATTGTGAAATTCCTGAAACTGTTCTTGATGAGCGAGGTTTACTTGTTGATATGATGGCAGATGTTGCAGCAAGATATTTGTTTGATAGAAATGTTGCAATTTTTGGTGATCCTGATCAAGTAACTGGTCTTGCAAGATTGGTCGGTGAATTGGGTATGGTTCCTAAAATGGTTTGTACTGGGGCTGATGAAGCGACTTTTCCAGAAGATATGGCTAAAATAGCTAAGGAAACAGGAGCTGAAATTGATGTTTTAAATGATCAAGATATGAGAGCAGTTGAACTTTATGTTAAAGATAAAGAGAATGATATAGAATTAATGATTGGTAACTCTGATGGAAGATTCTTATCATACGAAACAAAGATTCCACTCATTCGTTTTGGTTATCCTGTTTATGATAGAGTTGGCTATCATTCACATCCAATTGTAGGATATAGAGGAGCTAAACGTGTAACTGAAATGATAACTAATGCAGTTTTAGAGAAATATTATGAACCTACTCATTGGAAATTGCAACAATAGCTAATTTCATTGTTTTCTATTTTATATTTTTCATTTTTTAATATTTTAATCATGGATTATATTTAGTTGTATAAATTAGTTATAAGTTGTATGAATTAGCTATACATTAGATATATATTACCTGTATATTAGCTTAAATTAGTTATAAATTAGTTATATGCTATTGGATATTATTATATACTATTATAAGTTAGTTCAAGTTGTTATTTGATATTATATGCTGTTATTTATTATTAATTATTTATTATTATTAGAATTTGATAAAAATTTGTTGAGGTTATTTATAAAAATACATTGTTTTTTCATGAAATAATCATGAAATAATCATTAAATTGTTAGGAAATATTTTTAGGAGATATTTGTTTTATGGAAAAAAATGATTGTAATGAACAAATAATAGATACATTTGATGAACGTCAAAGTCATATGTGTATTAAAGGTGGAGGATTATCTCTTCCAGAATGCGATACTCCAGGGATTCCTGGAACAGTGACTCAGAGAACTTGTGTGTTTGGGGGAGCAAGGATAGTGCTTATGCCAATCACTGATTCAATACATCTTGTTCACGGTCCAATTGGTTGTGCATCATGTACTTGGGATATTAGGGGAAGTAAATCCTCAGGATCTAAATTATACAAACAAGGATGTTCTAGTGACCTAAAAGAAAAAGACATAGTTTTTGGAGGTGAAAGAAAGTTGTATGACTCAATAATTGAACTTAACAGATTACACAAACCTGGAGCTATTTTTGTATATGCAACCTGTGTTTCAGGAGTTATTGGTGATGATATAGTTAGTGTATGTAAAGAAGCTCAAAAAATTACAGGAATTCGTGTTATACCGGTTCAATCAGAAGGTTTCCAGGATCATAATAAAACCAAAGGTCATTGGATTGGTTGTGATGCTTTAATTGACAATGTTATCGGGACATCAGAACCAGATCCAAAATCGATAACACCTCATGATATTAATATTATCGGTGAATTTAATGTAGCTGGTGATTTATGGGGGATAGAACCTTTACTTGAATATCTTGGTTTGAATATTATAAGTACAATTACTGGAGATTCTAAAGTTGAGGATATAGCTAAATCTCACAGAGCAAAACTGAATATTGTTCAATGTCAAAAATCTTCAAACTATTTAGCTAAAAAAATGGAGAAAAAATATGGAATTCCATCTATTAAAGTTAATTTTTTTGGGATTCAAAGTACAATAAGTTCTATAACTGAAATTGTAGAGTTTTTTGGCAATGAAGAGATGAAAAATAAAGCTAATATCTTAATTGAGAATGGATTAGAGTCACTTGATGAAAAATTATATCCTTATAGAGAAAGGTTAACTGGTAAAACTGTTGGACTTTTTGTTGGTGGAAATAAGGCATGGTCATTAGTTCGAGCTTTTGAAGAGCTTGGAATGAAAGTTATAATGTCTGGAACAAAAAATGGAATAAAGGAAGATTATGAAAATATCAAAAATGTTGTAAATGAAGGAACTTTAATTATTGATGATGCAAATTCTACTGAACTTAGGAGATTGTTAGATAAATTTAAACCAGATTTACTCATTTCAGGAGCAAAAGAAAAATATATTGCTTTAAAAATGGGAATTGGATTTTGTGATTTTAATCATGATAGAATATCTGCTTTTGCAGGATTTAAAGGATTTTTAGAATTTGCAAAGGAAGTTGATGGGGCTGTTTCTACAAATGTGTGGAATGTTGTAAATAAAGGATTTAATGAATAAAATTCGAGTATTTATTAAACAGGAGTTAAATTGATGAATAATGATATAAATTATTGTGGAAATTTTCTAGATACTAAAAAAACTGAAAATGATAAGAATAATAAGATTATTGAAAATGATGAGAATAATAAAATTATTGAGAATATCGAAGATAATGAGAGTAATGAATATATAAGGAAAAAAAAGTTTGCTGTTGTAAATCCAACTAAAATGTGTCAACCAATGGGAGCTATACAAGCTATTATGGGTTTAAAAAATGCAATGCCGCTTATTCATGGTTCTCAAGGTTGTGCTACTTACATGCGTTTTCAGCTAATTAGGCACTTTAGAGAGCCAATTGAAGTAGCTTCAACTTCTCTTAATGAAAAAACAGTTATCTATGGTGGAGAACCTAATTTACTCAAAGGATTAAAAAACATTTCAGAAAAGCAAAATCCAGATATTATTTGTGTAATGAGTAGCTGTTTAACTGAAACAATTGGAGATGATATTTCTGGGATAATAGCTAAATTTCAAGATGCAAATATTGGTTTAAATCTACCTGAGATGGTTTCTGTTTCAACTCCAAGTTTTGCAGGTTCTCATATTGATGGATATGATAGTGCTGTTCTTGAGCTTGTAAGACATTTTGCTCGAGTTGGTGTAGATAATGATAAAATAAATTTAATTATGGGAAATTTATCTCCTGGAGACATTAATCAAGTTAAAGACTTAATGAATGATCTTGGTGTTGAGAGTATTATTTTAACTGATACTTCTTTAAATCTTGATGCTCCATTAGATGAGAGTACATTAGAATTGCATGAATTTGGAACTACAATTGAGGAGATTAGAGATACTCCTAATTCTAAAGCTACAATTGCCTTATCAAAACATGTTGATTCAGCTGGAAAATATCTTGAAAATAATTTTGGTGTTAAATCATTTGGAGACAAGTTGCCTATTGGGATTAAAAACACTGACGAATTTATAGGAAAAATTGTTGATGTTTCAGATATAGCTATTCCTGAGAAGATAATTCGGGATAGAGGAAGATTATGTGATATTTTAGTTGATTCTCATGCATATAATTATGGTAAAAAAGTAGCTATCTTCGGTGATCCTGATATGGTGATTGGAATAGCTTATATGGTTAGTGAAATGGGTATGATTCCAGAAATACTCTCCATTGGCGTTGAAAGTGAAAAATTCATGGAAGATGTTAAAGTTCTTTCAAAAGATATTAGCTATAAACCAATAGTTTTAAACAATAGCGACCTTTACGATTTAGAAGAATTTTTAGAGGATCATAAAAATGAACATAAAGTCGATGTTCTAATTGGAAATGCTTATGGGGCATCAATAGCTGATAAATTGAATATTCCACTATTTAGGATAGGTTTCCCAATTTTTGACAGAGTTGGAACTCAAAGAATATCTATAATGTGTTATAATGGTGGAATAAAGTTTGTTGATGATTTAACTAATATGATGATAGATCATTATTATGATAGTGAAGGATATAAGCTAATTAATGAGGATGAGGTTTATTTCAATCATAGTGATATAGAATCTTGTGAAACTCGGGATGAAATTAGTTATAATAGTTGATTAAGCAAATTATATCAATTATATCTAATTATATTTAATTATATCTTATTATACTCAATCATATCCGATTATATCTATTACATTTTATTATATCTTATTACAATTATTACATTTTATTAAATTTTATTATATTTTATTTATTTTTATGTAATAATATTAATACAGTTTGTAAATTTATTATTTAAAAAAGAAGGAGATATTATGAAGGTAGCTGTTGCATCTACTGATGGAAAAAATATAGATCTTCATTTTGGAGATGCTAATCAATTTTTTATTTTTAACATCATTGGAAAAGAATTTTTAGAATTAAGAAAAAAAGTAGAACTTCCATTAGAAGATCATTCTGAAAGATGGAGGGCGTCAATTGATTTATTATACGATTGTAAAGCATTACTATGTAAAAAAATTGGGAAAGAACCTCATATTGAACTTAGAAAAAAAGGCATTAAGGTGATTGTTATTGATTCAAAAATAGATAATGCATTAGATGAATGCTATAATCACTTGAATTTAAATATTGAATAATCATATTTAATATTTGTTTCTTAAATGAATATTTATTATATAAAATTATCTTAGTTTATTTATTTTCTTATTTTTTATTTTTCTTATCATTTTTCTTTTAATTTTCATTTTTGATTTTATTTCACGAGAAAATTTTTTTATTATTTTTTTATTATATTATTTAATTTAATAAAATTCTAATGATGAAATATGTATTTTAAAAAATATTAATTATATCAAAAATATATCAAAAATATTAAAAATATATTATAAATATATTATAAAATAGAAAAATATATAATAAGATATAGGATAATTAGTATAAACTAATTAAATTAGATTTAAAATATTTAAATAATGATTAATTAAAAATAGAGAAAATACTGGCAAAATTTCACAGTTTCCGTTAAAAATTTGATAATGTTAATGATGAGGTTTCTGTGTTGATATTTTTAAGCTTTACTTTTTTAGAGGAAGATACTTTTAAAAGTAGATAGTAAACTATAATTGTTCTTCACTTCTTCTTTTAGCTTCGAGAAGAATCTTAGTTACTTCTTTAGATCTAGCACCTTTATCTAATCTCCAGTTGGTAGCTGCATTTTCGTCTAACCAATTGGCTAAATCTTTTGGAAGTGATATATTCATTCTTGACTTTTCTGATAATTTCCAGATTCTGTCAACTTCATCTTTATTTACCATTATATCTACATTATTTTAATTTATATATATTCTTTTTGGTTTATTTCAACCAATATTTATTTACTTATACTTTTATTTTTTTACATATAAAATTTATAGAAATGTATATTTACTTATATAAACTAATTTGTGTGTATGTGTGTAATTACACATATACATAATCTTTAACACAAAGAGTTTATAAAACATTTTTATTTTAATCATTAGTTTTATCTTAAAATAGATTAAAATCTAAAAAACTATTTAATAATTTAATTAAATTCTATAATAGAATTAATTCTAATCTATTAGATATATAAATAACTTAATTAAGAATTTCAATAATAATATCTTTTTTAATTACAATAATTTATAATATTATTTTCTTAAAATTATTTTAATATTAAAAATAAATTTCATTTAATAAAAAAATAAGTTAATTTTAATAATAATCAATTAAAATTTTATTATATTCATTTAATTCAATTAATCATCTATTTAATCTAAATTAAAGCTTTATATTATTTTATTAGTAATTATAATTAATATTATTAAATTATTTATTAATTAATTATTAATTATTTTTTTAAAATTTTATAAAATTTTTACTTCAAAATTTAAAGGGATTATTACGCTTATGTGTACACACATACACACACGATAAAGTATATATATAGGTAATAATATATAGTTTAATTGCATTGTTGATGTTAAGTAACATGTTCTTTTATAAAGCAACATGTTGCTTAATGTTTTTATAAATAGTGATGTCAACTCTGCAATCATGTTGTCTTTGATTCATTAAACAAATGTACAATCATGATTTTTTACTCAAATTCATAAATTGATTTATTGGTATAATGAATTATCGATGAATTTATAAAGAAATTTATTAATTCATAATCAAATTCGTGGATAAAGCTAATTTGAACTGATGAAAATAAGTAAATTGTTAAAAAAAGATTTTATCTATTAATTATTTACTTATTTATTCATAATTGATTCATTATATGATTTAATCATTTAAAACTCTTTATTGGTATGATTGGCAGATTAATATCAATAATTAAGTTTTAAAAAATAAATAAACAAAATTTAGGTTCATGATATTCATAAATGAGGATGGATTCGTGGATTGTTAAAAATAGGCGGATTTCAATGTTTTATTAAATAAATAAGCATTAAGATTTATTTAAGGGTTTAAATCTTTCATGTTTATTCAATTCCATTGGTGTGATTCAATGGTTTATAACTTATATAATGGAGGAAAATATGAGTTCTAGAAACAATGATGGAAAAATAGTAATAGCTTTGATAATCACGTTAATAGCTTTTGGATTAGGTTCTGGTATTGGTATAACAGTAGGTATGTCTGGAGATGATTTGAATTCATCAGAGACTCATCATCCTGTTAATACTACAGTTGATGTTACTCATAATATGAGTCAGGATAATCCTAATTATGGTATGGATGTAAATTCATATAATGAATATTCAGATAATAATAGCTCTGAGGACTCTTCATCAGGTGTTTATTATTCTCAAGAAGATTTAAAGAAAAAATCCGATCAAAATAAAAGTATAGCTATAGACTAAATTTATAAAAACATTATTATGTTAAATTTATAATATAGATTAATATCATTAATAGGTTAAGTTATACAGTGATTAAATAGAGCTAACCCTGCAACTAATAATTAGTTATCTTAACCTATTATTATTATTATTATTATTAATTTTTAATTTTAGTAGCTAATAACTAGCTAATTTCCCTCCAGCATGTTATTGTTAATTATTTATTAATTTATTAACTCATTTTTTAGTTATTAGCTTTCCTAAATTTTATTAATTTTTTACTAGTTAATTCAACTTTTTATTTATTTTAAGATTTTAACTTTTACTTTTAGTTTTATTCAATTTTATTTTCAGTTTTTACTTTTAGTTATTCAATTTTATTTTCAATTTTTAGTTTCAGTTTTATTTTCAGTTTTTACTTTTAGTTATTCAATTTTATTTTCAATTTTCACAATTCCAATTTTTTAATTATAAAAGTATAAAAATCATTAGATACATAATATTATCATTATAAGTATTAAATTCGAGAATTTAGAATTTAAAATTTAAAAATTATAGAATTTAAAGATATTAGATATTAAATTTAGATATTAACTTTGAGAATTTAGAATTAGAATTTAAAAATTATAGAAATTTATTAAATTTATTAAATTAAAATTATTAATTAATTTATTAATTTAAAATTATTTATTAAAATTATTTAAGTCAGTGATGTAATGATAATTAAAGATGATATATCGAGAGGTTTTCAAAATAAAATCAAAGCAATTAGTGGAGGAATCTGTGCTGTTTCAGATGTAAAAGTTGCAGGTGTTCGTAATGGAAAATATGGTATATGTTTAATATCATCTCCAGAAAGTGATGTTGCTGGAGTTTTTACATCAAATAAAGTTACTGCAGTACCAGTTGATTACACTAAGAAAATAATAGAGGATGGGAAATTATCAGCAATTGTAGCTAATAGTGGAAATGCTAATTGTTTCACTGGTAATCAAGGAATTTGGGACTGTGAAAATATTGTTAAAAATGTTTCAAAATCCATAGATATTGATGAAAATGAAATAGCTACAGCTTCTACTGGAGTTATTGGTAGAAAAATGCCAATGGATATTATTGAAGATCTAATCAATAGAGCTAGTGAAAAACTTGAAAATTCAAATAATGCTTCAATTGATGGTGCAAAAGCTATAATGACAACTGATACTGTTTATAAGGAATCTGCTGTTGAAGTTACTTTAGAAAATGGAAAAAAAGTAAATATTGGTGGGATTTGTAAAGGTACTGGTATGATTGCTCCTAATATGGGGACTATGTTATGTTTTATAGCTACTGATGCAGAAGCTGATCAAAAAACATTAAAAAAAGCTTTAAAACAATCTGTGGATGATAGCTTTAATATGGTTGTTGTTGATGGTGATGAAAGTACAAATGATACTGTTCTTCTTTTTGCTAATGGCAAATCTAAAAATAAGATAATTCAAAGTTCTTCTAATGGATCTATATCTGATTCTGATAGCTATATTGATAAAAATTTTCAAGAAGGTTTGAATGTTCTTTGTAAAGATTTAGCTAAACAAATGGCAAAAGATGGAGAAGGAGCTACAAAATTTATAGAAGTAGAAGTTAATGGGGCAAAAACAAAATATGATGCTCAAATTGCTTCTAAATCTGTTATTGAATCCTCTCTTGTTAAAACAGCTGTTTTTGGGGGAGATCCTAATTGGGGTAGAATTGTTTCAGCACTTGGATATTCAGGAGCTTCTATGGATCCAAATAATGTTACAATAGCTATAGCTGCTAAAAAAGATTTTGTTTATTTAGTTCTTGATGGAGAACCTCTCGCTTTTGAAGGAACTGATAATCTTAAAAATGCTGAAAAATTAATGCAAAATGAGGAAATTAAGATATTCATTGATTTAAACAAAGGAAAAAATGATGCTACAGCATATGGTTGTGATTTAACTTATGATTATGTTAAAATTAATGCAGAATATACTACTTGAAAATGTATTTTTATTTATAAGGGTATCTAATTAAAGATATATTCTTAAAGATATATATTTAAGGATATATTCTTGTTATTCTTATTATTATTAAAAATTAGATTAATTAAATTTAGAATAATTTTTTATAAATTAATTGAATGTTTTTATAAACTAAAATTAGGAGAAACAAATATGCTTTCTAATAAAGTGAGTCTAAAAGAACTGAAAAAAAAGGGGAAGAATACTTCTATATATGGAAGTAGATATGTTTCTGAACCTATTCCTAAGTTTGAAATTCCAGAAGAGGGTATGCCTTCTAAAGCAGCTTATCAACTAATTAGTGATGAGTTAAATCTAGATGGAAATCCGAATTTAAATCTTGCAAGTTTTGTAACTACTTGGATGGAAGATGAAGCAGATATGTTGATTTCTCAAACCAATGGAAAAAATTTTGTAGATAATGATGAATATCCTCAAACACAAATCATACAAAATAGGGTAATAAACATGCTAGCACGTCTTTTTAATGCTCCACATAATTGTGAATTTGTAGGAACAAGTACTATTGGTTCTTCTGAAGCTATAATGCTAGGAATCCTTGCACATAAATGGACTTGGAGAGAAAATAGAAAAGCTAAATGTGCAGATTGTTCTAAACCAAATATAGTAATGGGTGCTGATGTTCATGTTGTATGGGAGAAGTTTGCAAAATACTTTGATGTTGAACTTCGTATGGTTCCAATGGAAGAAAATGAATATACTTTAACTGCAGACAATGTAAAGGAACATATTGATGAAAATACTATAGCTGTAGGAGTTGTTCTTGGGACTACTTTCACAGGACAAATAGATCAAATTCAAGAAATTAATGACCTTTTGGAAGATGTTAAAGATGAAAAAGGATGGGATATCCCTATTCATGTAGATGGTGCAAGTGGTGCATTTGTTATCCCATTTTTGGATCCTGACTTTGAATGGGATTTTAGATTGTCTCATGTAAGATCTATTAATGTTTCTGGCCATAAATATGGTCTTGTTTATCCTGGAGTAGGTTGGTTGATTTTTAAAGACAAAAAATTCCTTTCAGATGATTTAGTTTTTGAAGTTAATTATCTTGGAGGTATAATTCCAACTTTTAATCTTAATTTCTCAAAAGGAAGTAGTATGATAATAGCTCAATATTACAATCTTTTACGTCTTGGTAAGGAAGGATATTCAAATATTATGAATAATCTTATGGAAACTACTACTTATCTTGCGGAAACTCTTGAAAATACAGGTTACTTTAAGCTATTGGATGAAGAATTATCACTTCCAATTTTAGCTATTAAATTAACTGATAAAGTAGAAAAAATTGATGCTTTAGGGAATTTAGATGTATTTGAAATATCAAGAAAGCTTAGGGGACGAGGATGGTTAGTTCCAGCTTATACTCTCCCGCATAATTCTCAAAAAACTGCAGTTTTGAGAATTGTTATTAAAGAGAATTTTACAAGAGATATGGCTGATTTATTAGTTAATGATATAAAAAATATATTTAAAACTCATGAAGAAGTATCTACAGAAGATTTAGATAAGAAAAACCCTTCAATTAATATATTTTAAAATTTTAAAATTAATATAAAAATTAATATAAATATTAATATATTTTAATAATATTTTTATTAAATAAAATATCAATATTAAATAGAGTATCAATAATAAAATAATATTTAGTTGAAATAGTTATTATTAATTGAGTTATTGAAACAATTTAGTATTAAGTAATTATATGGAAATCTGATTGTATAAAAATAATTAATAGTTAAGTAATTATATGGAAATCTGATTGTATAAGAATAGTTAGTTAAGTATTATATGGGAATCTGATTGTATAAAAGCAATTAATAGTTAAGTGATTGTATATGGAAACAGTAAATATTTTGATTGAGGCATTGCCTTATATAAAGAAATTTCATCATAAAAAAATCATGATAAAGTATGGTGGACATGCTATGATTGATGAAGAAGCTATGAATTCTACAGCCCGTGATACGGTTTTACTTAAATATGTAGGTATGGAACCTATTGTAGTTCATGGTGGAGGTCCTGAAATTACTCGTTCTATGAATAAAATGGGTAAAGAACCTAAATTCATAAAAGGTCTTCGTGTTACTGATGAAGAAACAATGGATATAGTAACTATGGTTTTAGTTGGTAAAATTAGTACAGATATTGTTTCTAAAATTGGTTTTCATGGTGGAAAAGCTACAGGTGTTTCTGGAAAAGATAGCCAATTAATTGTAGCTTCAAAAAAAGCTCCACATACCATAAAGGATGAAGAAACTGGAGAAGAACATATTGTTGATTTGGG
Protein-coding regions in this window:
- a CDS encoding nitrogenase component 1 — protein: MSSVNVIPRERSLIVNPLKTCQPLGAMYAVLGVEKGIPMVHGSQGCSSFVRYHLARHFREPIEIAVSSLHEAAAVFGGRKNINMGIKNIALRLKPNLIGAITTCSSEIIGDDVFGFVDTTKRELKEMVEEEKEKGTEDNYHGIDEIEVIPIPTPSFVGTHYTGYNVAVNSLIQNVTKPNDEENGKINLIPGLLNPGDVKELKHIMNSVGIGYTMLTDISDAFDAPIRPDKQNSPFFAKGGVTVEEIRDSSKASGSIAICKYAKSGAETLQNTHNVPAIIDSPPIGLKNTDLFLRNIQSLTDCEIPETVLDERGLLVDMMADVAARYLFDRNVAIFGDPDQVTGLARLVGELGMVPKMVCTGADEATFPEDMAKIAKETGAEIDVLNDQDMRAVELYVKDKENDIELMIGNSDGRFLSYETKIPLIRFGYPVYDRVGYHSHPIVGYRGAKRVTEMITNAVLEKYYEPTHWKLQQ
- the nifE gene encoding nitrogenase iron-molybdenum cofactor biosynthesis protein NifE codes for the protein MEKNDCNEQIIDTFDERQSHMCIKGGGLSLPECDTPGIPGTVTQRTCVFGGARIVLMPITDSIHLVHGPIGCASCTWDIRGSKSSGSKLYKQGCSSDLKEKDIVFGGERKLYDSIIELNRLHKPGAIFVYATCVSGVIGDDIVSVCKEAQKITGIRVIPVQSEGFQDHNKTKGHWIGCDALIDNVIGTSEPDPKSITPHDINIIGEFNVAGDLWGIEPLLEYLGLNIISTITGDSKVEDIAKSHRAKLNIVQCQKSSNYLAKKMEKKYGIPSIKVNFFGIQSTISSITEIVEFFGNEEMKNKANILIENGLESLDEKLYPYRERLTGKTVGLFVGGNKAWSLVRAFEELGMKVIMSGTKNGIKEDYENIKNVVNEGTLIIDDANSTELRRLLDKFKPDLLISGAKEKYIALKMGIGFCDFNHDRISAFAGFKGFLEFAKEVDGAVSTNVWNVVNKGFNE
- the nifN gene encoding nitrogenase iron-molybdenum cofactor biosynthesis protein NifN, with protein sequence MNNDINYCGNFLDTKKTENDKNNKIIENDENNKIIENIEDNESNEYIRKKKFAVVNPTKMCQPMGAIQAIMGLKNAMPLIHGSQGCATYMRFQLIRHFREPIEVASTSLNEKTVIYGGEPNLLKGLKNISEKQNPDIICVMSSCLTETIGDDISGIIAKFQDANIGLNLPEMVSVSTPSFAGSHIDGYDSAVLELVRHFARVGVDNDKINLIMGNLSPGDINQVKDLMNDLGVESIILTDTSLNLDAPLDESTLELHEFGTTIEEIRDTPNSKATIALSKHVDSAGKYLENNFGVKSFGDKLPIGIKNTDEFIGKIVDVSDIAIPEKIIRDRGRLCDILVDSHAYNYGKKVAIFGDPDMVIGIAYMVSEMGMIPEILSIGVESEKFMEDVKVLSKDISYKPIVLNNSDLYDLEEFLEDHKNEHKVDVLIGNAYGASIADKLNIPLFRIGFPIFDRVGTQRISIMCYNGGIKFVDDLTNMMIDHYYDSEGYKLINEDEVYFNHSDIESCETRDEISYNS
- a CDS encoding NifB/NifX family molybdenum-iron cluster-binding protein; the encoded protein is MKVAVASTDGKNIDLHFGDANQFFIFNIIGKEFLELRKKVELPLEDHSERWRASIDLLYDCKALLCKKIGKEPHIELRKKGIKVIVIDSKIDNALDECYNHLNLNIE
- the argJ gene encoding bifunctional ornithine acetyltransferase/N-acetylglutamate synthase; protein product: MIIKDDISRGFQNKIKAISGGICAVSDVKVAGVRNGKYGICLISSPESDVAGVFTSNKVTAVPVDYTKKIIEDGKLSAIVANSGNANCFTGNQGIWDCENIVKNVSKSIDIDENEIATASTGVIGRKMPMDIIEDLINRASEKLENSNNASIDGAKAIMTTDTVYKESAVEVTLENGKKVNIGGICKGTGMIAPNMGTMLCFIATDAEADQKTLKKALKQSVDDSFNMVVVDGDESTNDTVLLFANGKSKNKIIQSSSNGSISDSDSYIDKNFQEGLNVLCKDLAKQMAKDGEGATKFIEVEVNGAKTKYDAQIASKSVIESSLVKTAVFGGDPNWGRIVSALGYSGASMDPNNVTIAIAAKKDFVYLVLDGEPLAFEGTDNLKNAEKLMQNEEIKIFIDLNKGKNDATAYGCDLTYDYVKINAEYTT
- a CDS encoding glutamate decarboxylase yields the protein MLSNKVSLKELKKKGKNTSIYGSRYVSEPIPKFEIPEEGMPSKAAYQLISDELNLDGNPNLNLASFVTTWMEDEADMLISQTNGKNFVDNDEYPQTQIIQNRVINMLARLFNAPHNCEFVGTSTIGSSEAIMLGILAHKWTWRENRKAKCADCSKPNIVMGADVHVVWEKFAKYFDVELRMVPMEENEYTLTADNVKEHIDENTIAVGVVLGTTFTGQIDQIQEINDLLEDVKDEKGWDIPIHVDGASGAFVIPFLDPDFEWDFRLSHVRSINVSGHKYGLVYPGVGWLIFKDKKFLSDDLVFEVNYLGGIIPTFNLNFSKGSSMIIAQYYNLLRLGKEGYSNIMNNLMETTTYLAETLENTGYFKLLDEELSLPILAIKLTDKVEKIDALGNLDVFEISRKLRGRGWLVPAYTLPHNSQKTAVLRIVIKENFTRDMADLLVNDIKNIFKTHEEVSTEDLDKKNPSINIF
- the argB gene encoding acetylglutamate kinase; protein product: METVNILIEALPYIKKFHHKKIMIKYGGHAMIDEEAMNSTARDTVLLKYVGMEPIVVHGGGPEITRSMNKMGKEPKFIKGLRVTDEETMDIVTMVLVGKISTDIVSKIGFHGGKATGVSGKDSQLIVASKKAPHTIKDEETGEEHIVDLGLVGQIDSLNTEIVQMFTENDYIPVISPIGVDDNGDTLNLNADTVAGEVAAKLDSEKLIILTDVPGVLKDPNDPSSLIKKIKIDEVEELIKNGTISGGMIPKIETCVKAIEGGVKSVHIIDGRVKHSLLLEIFTTSGIGTMITK